Proteins encoded by one window of Candidatus Spechtbacterales bacterium:
- the rplI gene encoding 50S ribosomal protein L9 has translation MKVILLQDIKNIGKKWEVKKVSDGYARNFLLPKKLVRAATPEALQELKADMEKQEVVATEDLEQVEELVASLDGYELVLQEKAGNTGKLYAGLTEDKILKELKKKGFKIKKASIRMDNPIKEVGEYEVVLEFDHGLEAEIKIIVESLE, from the coding sequence ATGAAAGTCATCTTACTACAAGATATAAAAAATATCGGTAAAAAGTGGGAAGTAAAAAAAGTTTCAGACGGTTACGCCCGCAATTTTTTGCTTCCTAAAAAACTGGTTCGGGCGGCAACACCGGAAGCATTGCAGGAACTTAAGGCAGATATGGAAAAACAAGAGGTTGTAGCGACAGAAGATCTTGAGCAGGTAGAAGAGTTGGTAGCGTCTCTTGACGGGTATGAGCTTGTTCTTCAAGAGAAAGCGGGGAACACAGGCAAGCTTTACGCGGGTTTAACTGAGGACAAGATTCTAAAAGAGCTTAAGAAAAAGGGCTTTAAAATAAAAAAAGCCTCAATTAGGATGGATAATCCAATAAAAGAGGTTGGAGAATACGAGGTTGTATTGGAGTTTGACCACGGCTTAGAGGCCGAAATTAAAATAATAGTAGAGTCTTTAGAATAA